The genomic window AGCAGATGTCAGTTGAAGGATGTTTAGTACCGGCTtgaagggaggtgagggggataaagTGATATTGCATTattacaacaacaacatttatgTTGATTTGTTTTTGAGGATCTCGCCAACAGGAATCTTAAATTCGCTTCAAATTTCTAAAATGTTGATCGCATTGCAAAAAATACCAACATTCCCTGAGAAACACAAGGGATTCCCTGGTCAGTACTTAAGGATACTCTACAATTGACAGCATATTTAGGCATTGCAGTTATTTCTGTGCGTTGACAATATAATGACAATGAACAGTGGCAGGTCCATAACAGTCCATAACAGAATCCAGTTGATGCAATACATTACCTAAGCTTGGATAGGTGTATTCAGATTAGGATCGCTGCAATAGCAGTAGATAGAAATTTGTCCGTTTAACTAATTGTAGCCAAAAAATATTCAAGCACTTTTTTGGAAAAACCACTGAGAATTATCTTTGTTTTTTGTAGGATAATCCGAGGCTATATTGAAATTCTACGTGAtcataattgatttttttttcatgcaaATGATTCATGAAACCTGCAACATTTTGACTCCTCGTTACATTCTGTGTTTTGCCAGATAGTTCGGTCAGCACTGGAGGATGCGCTTCCATTGCATTTTGTGACAATCTAATTTTTTTTCACTGTTGTTTTAAGCAGCCTGCTTTcatttaaaggggggggggggggggggacatttgaATAATTCATATATTTTTGCCTCGCCTCCAGGTGTTTGAAAGGTAAATCCATCAGTTCACAGAGTATCGAGCGAGTGTCAGCCACTTTTTCCGATCGCCTGCGGATCCCGTGGTTGTTGGGCACTGGGGCCAAGAAGATCGATATCACAATTTTACCGCCCCTCGTTTTCCTTCCGATCTTCCTTCATATTGCAGCCATTCATTTCTTCTTGGCCCTCACCATTTTGACATCCTTGCCGATATTGGTGATCTGGTACTATTATGTCACCCACCAAAAGAAAGGGCGCACACTATTTTTTCTAAGTCTAGGCCTATTTTCTCTGGGCTACATGTACTATCTATTTCTGACTGAAATAATGCCCAGAGGAACCATAAGCTCCGTGCAAGTGATTCTGCTCACGACTAGTTTGGTCCTGACACTAGTCAGTGTAGCACAAACGAAGAAGGACCCAGGCTACCTGAGGACGGACAATAGAAACACTCCAATCAAAGATGCCCAGAAAAATAGCATTTCATCATGTACTACGAATGGCAAATGTGAAATACAGCCTGTGGGCTGGGACGCATCCACAACATTAAATCATTCCACTCTTAATGGCAAAATACAAATGGGTCAAAATGAATTCCAAAAGGACTGGTGTAAAGTTTGCAAGATTTTAAGACCACCACGCTCAGGACATTGTCGAATATGTGCAAACTGCGTACAAAGGCTGGACCACCACTGCATTTGGTAGGTGCAATACCGATTAAATTCAGAGTTTGCTATTAAGTTTGACTTGGGCTCCCTTAGATTGAGGAGGATGTGGGATGCCTGTGGGCAGatgaagaatgctctcaatgtgTGAGTGTCTTTAAAGGATGATGCATATggtggggtgggaagaaggaAAGGCCATTAAATAAGATACAAGTATCTCCAGATTTAATTTTACAAAAGATTTGTGTAATTTGCATAATTTCAGCAAGGATCCTTTTGTTGGTGATTCTTCATCGAAACAACCTGCTGCAGGATTAAACCATTCTCACTGATAATCGGGCAACACTTTTGGAAGTTTATGTTGCTACATTCTGCTTCACTCTCACGCACTTCATTTTAGTGTTATCTTTGACATGGCTGTTTGTATTCCACACTTATTGACCCCCATCAGCAATGAAATGTTGATTTAATGTGTAAGATGAAGCCTTGTAGAGTGGAAATTTGAGAACAATGCCATCTTTCCTGGTCTTGTACCATCTCACGAAATTCTACAGCCCTCTTAGAAGTATGGGAGTGTTGTGTAATCTCAAGAAATGTTTTATTTGGTTACTAATTTAGTGAAAGATTAAATGAATGCTACTATTGCAGTTCCTAAAGTTTGAGTTTCCTGCTATAATGTTTCACACTTTCAGTTTCTTGGTTTAATAACTTGGATATTAAACTTGCAAACACATTTACAAATAGCAGcgctgcgtgcgtgcgtgtgtgtgagtagtTAATGGAGGTAGCCTGGTCAGGTACGCTTTGTTGGGACTTGTGTAATTTTTATTTCTTTCAGTTAATCCCAGTTTATTTGTAACATTTGTCATTTAGAGTTTGAGAGAAATCAGTTCAGCGTGGATTGCATCAAGTTTGATTCAAAaccatttttattcatttatttatcttGTTCTGTTTCCAGGATTAACAATTGTGTAGGTCAAGGCAATCACCGTGCATTTATTCTGACCCTATTTCTTTTCCTCCTCACCTCACTGTATGGAATTAGTCTGACACTGAGCACTATATGCAGGGGACAAAGCATTTTCATggctttattttattgtcctggaGTCTACAAAGAACACAGGTAAGAAAAGGGACCATCATGTCCACAGCCTTCTTTATTTAACAGAACTAATTTGAGTAGAATCTCTTAATTTTATAAGCGAAATGGAATATGTAAAccgttccaatttttttttttttggcaagaTTGCAGTGGCGGGCAATGGGTTCATACAATGGTGGGACCAACCCCTTTGATTTCATTCTTATTCTTCATAAttcagatggcacaatgggctaagtgttcggctggcgaccggaaggtagccggttcgaatccagcttggagtgcatactgtcattgtgtccttgggcaagacacttcacccacctgtgtgtgaatgtgtgtgagtgatttgtggtggtcggaggggccgtaggcgcagattagcagccacgcttccgtcagtctgccccagggcagctgtggctacagaagtagctcaccaccaccgagtgtgactgaggagtgaatgaataatgcgatgtaaagcgccttgagtatctagaaaggcgctatataaatcccatccattattcttCAGAATGAGAAAAGAGTTGTTTCCCAATTTACAACCGTTAGCATTGGTTGAATTGTTTAGGTCCCCTggtccagcttaatggcattttAAGATAATTATCTTATGTGTGGAGAAACACTTTCTGGCTTCAGCCCCAAACTTGCTCATCGTGCCTTTGAGCCAGGATCAATTTTCTGTGCTGCGTTGATGCATCTCAAAGTGTGGTTCCTTATGTGCAGAGAAGGAGAGTTCGTCACTGCTGCATCACCTTCAGCTTGCTTGCTGAGAGCTTTGTTATCTGTCACAGAGTCCATATGTCTCCAATGTTAATCTGCAGCACTCTGTAATCAGCCACTGTAAAGTTCATTCAACCTGCTCAGTCCTGTCAAGACCACTTGGTTACAACTTGACTGACTCATTTCAGTTCAATCCTCCCTGGCTTGGTGACTTTGGCAAATATTAATGACCTTTTTCATAGTATTGAGGGAAAATGCTAtagattaattattttaaatccaAAAAAAGTCCTTGTGCAAATACAGTTAATGATCTTCCCATTTCAATTTGCTTGTGGTAAGGAAATGGGACTCGTGCAACTGCGATGGTCCATAAAGAGAGTGAATTGACACGTTGAGCTGTGCTTTCAATTGGGGGGGGAATGGcatgtgccatagagggagatcCTGTATCGCTCAGTGAGTAGCTGAACACCAGGAATTACGATGATCCACGGTTCACTGTTGAATTAACCATGCTCACCTGGAGTGCTACACTTGGCCTCATAGTTCAAACTAAGTAGTATTTC from Leucoraja erinacea ecotype New England chromosome 13, Leri_hhj_1, whole genome shotgun sequence includes these protein-coding regions:
- the zdhhc23b gene encoding palmitoyltransferase ZDHHC23-B isoform X1, with the translated sequence MERERAGTGTRRSGSVQGRGRAWTGTRRSGRFPRSCVKCNKAARRGSERDLLPDAASLLRILLLYNIPQGLTTFTVKNLPWFDFLLWIFCSIREKVYKERSMKKKCSKMSDEEGSLCCCEYINHHGEKTHILASCCDCEDLDEACDRCLKGKSISSQSIERVSATFSDRLRIPWLLGTGAKKIDITILPPLVFLPIFLHIAAIHFFLALTILTSLPILVIWYYYVTHQKKGRTLFFLSLGLFSLGYMYYLFLTEIMPRGTISSVQVILLTTSLVLTLVSVAQTKKDPGYLRTDNRNTPIKDAQKNSISSCTTNGKCEIQPVGWDASTTLNHSTLNGKIQMGQNEFQKDWCKVCKILRPPRSGHCRICANCVQRLDHHCIWINNCVGQGNHRAFILTLFLFLLTSLYGISLTLSTICRGQSIFMALFYCPGVYKEHSTALSFTCAWYCAIVTAGMGYLFLIQLINISYNITERETRFALRDKTGDKYLCGLIIKTDEYNRGLLNNWKEFLRLQPHPRKPGIEDLV
- the zdhhc23b gene encoding palmitoyltransferase ZDHHC23-B isoform X6, with protein sequence MKKKCSKMSDEEGSLCCCEYINHHGEKTHILASCCDCEDLDEACDRCLKGKSISSQSIERVSATFSDRLRIPWLLGTGAKKIDITILPPLVFLPIFLHIAAIHFFLALTILTSLPILVIWYYYVTHQKKGRTLFFLSLGLFSLGYMYYLFLTEIMPRGTISSVQVILLTTSLVLTLVSVAQTKKDPGYLRTDNRNTPIKDAQKNSISSCTTNGKCEIQPVGWDASTTLNHSTLNGKIQMGQNEFQKDWCKVCKILRPPRSGHCRICANCVQRLDHHCIWINNCVGQGNHRAFILTLFLFLLTSLYGISLTLSTICRGQSIFMALFYCPGVYKEHSTALSFTCAWYCAIVTAGMGYLFLIQLINISYNITERETRFALRDKTGDKYLCGLIIKTDEYNRGLLNNWKEFLRLQPHPRKPGIEDLV
- the zdhhc23b gene encoding palmitoyltransferase ZDHHC23-B isoform X5; translated protein: MLHSLTPLARNQEQSESINAKFQVYKERSMKKKCSKMSDEEGSLCCCEYINHHGEKTHILASCCDCEDLDEACDRCLKGKSISSQSIERVSATFSDRLRIPWLLGTGAKKIDITILPPLVFLPIFLHIAAIHFFLALTILTSLPILVIWYYYVTHQKKGRTLFFLSLGLFSLGYMYYLFLTEIMPRGTISSVQVILLTTSLVLTLVSVAQTKKDPGYLRTDNRNTPIKDAQKNSISSCTTNGKCEIQPVGWDASTTLNHSTLNGKIQMGQNEFQKDWCKVCKILRPPRSGHCRICANCVQRLDHHCIWINNCVGQGNHRAFILTLFLFLLTSLYGISLTLSTICRGQSIFMALFYCPGVYKEHSTALSFTCAWYCAIVTAGMGYLFLIQLINISYNITERETRFALRDKTGDKYLCGLIIKTDEYNRGLLNNWKEFLRLQPHPRKPGIEDLV
- the zdhhc23b gene encoding palmitoyltransferase ZDHHC23-B isoform X2; translated protein: MERERAGTGTRRSGSVQGRGRAWTGTRRSGRFPRSCVKCNKAARRGSERDLLPDAASLLRILLLYNIPQGLTTFTVKNLPWFDFLLWIFCSIREKVYKERSMKKKCSKMSDEEGSLCCCEYINHHGEKTHILASCCDCEDLDEACDRCLKGKSISSQSIERVSATFSDRLRIPWLLGTGAKKIDITILPPLVFLPIFLHIAAIHFFLALTILTSLPILVIWYYYVTHQKKGRTLFFLSLGLFSLGYMYYLFLTEIMPRGTISSVQVILLTTSLVLTLVSVAQTKKDPGYLRTDNRNTPIKDAQKNSISSCTTNGKCEIQPVGWDASTTLNHSTLNGKIQMGQNEFQKDWCKVCKILRPPRSGHCRICANCVQRLDHHCICLTLSTICRGQSIFMALFYCPGVYKEHSTALSFTCAWYCAIVTAGMGYLFLIQLINISYNITERETRFALRDKTGDKYLCGLIIKTDEYNRGLLNNWKEFLRLQPHPRKPGIEDLV
- the zdhhc23b gene encoding palmitoyltransferase ZDHHC23-B isoform X3 — translated: MERERAGTGTRRSGSVQGRGRAWTGTRRSGRFPRSCVKCNKAARRGSERDLLPDAASLLRVYKERSMKKKCSKMSDEEGSLCCCEYINHHGEKTHILASCCDCEDLDEACDRCLKGKSISSQSIERVSATFSDRLRIPWLLGTGAKKIDITILPPLVFLPIFLHIAAIHFFLALTILTSLPILVIWYYYVTHQKKGRTLFFLSLGLFSLGYMYYLFLTEIMPRGTISSVQVILLTTSLVLTLVSVAQTKKDPGYLRTDNRNTPIKDAQKNSISSCTTNGKCEIQPVGWDASTTLNHSTLNGKIQMGQNEFQKDWCKVCKILRPPRSGHCRICANCVQRLDHHCIWINNCVGQGNHRAFILTLFLFLLTSLYGISLTLSTICRGQSIFMALFYCPGVYKEHSTALSFTCAWYCAIVTAGMGYLFLIQLINISYNITERETRFALRDKTGDKYLCGLIIKTDEYNRGLLNNWKEFLRLQPHPRKPGIEDLV